In Sulfitobacter sp. M39, the following proteins share a genomic window:
- a CDS encoding Mrp/NBP35 family ATP-binding protein, whose translation MPLSKSDVESALARVMLPDGKSIFDHDLIRALTVEGDVVRFVIEAPNAQVAAQMAPLRDAAEAVVREVEGVGSVTVALTAHGPAPKQSAPSLKIGGHPKAQDGPMKPAGVQRILAIGSGKGGVGKSTVSSNLAVALARAGRKVGLLDADIYGPSQPRMMGVNKRPASPDGKTIIPLHAHGVTLMSIGFMMEEGKAVVWRGPMLMGALQQMLGQVEWGELDVLLVDLPPGTGDVQLTLCTKSELSGAIVVSTPQDVALIDARKAIDMFNTLKTPVLGLIENMSLFVCPDCGSEHEIFGHGGVAAEAAKMEVPLLGSLPIDLDTRLSGDGGTPVAAGDGPMAQAYARIAEGLIKGGMA comes from the coding sequence ATGCCGCTCTCTAAATCCGACGTCGAATCTGCTCTGGCCCGGGTGATGCTGCCGGATGGAAAATCTATCTTTGATCACGATCTGATCCGCGCTTTGACGGTCGAGGGCGATGTGGTGCGCTTTGTTATAGAAGCCCCCAATGCGCAAGTCGCCGCGCAGATGGCCCCGCTGCGCGACGCGGCAGAGGCCGTGGTGCGCGAGGTTGAGGGCGTTGGCAGCGTAACAGTCGCCCTGACGGCCCATGGTCCCGCGCCAAAGCAATCGGCCCCCAGCCTCAAAATTGGTGGGCACCCGAAGGCGCAGGATGGCCCGATGAAACCGGCTGGCGTGCAGCGCATTCTCGCCATTGGGTCGGGCAAGGGGGGCGTGGGCAAATCGACCGTGAGCTCGAACCTCGCCGTGGCCTTGGCTCGGGCGGGGCGCAAGGTTGGTTTGCTGGATGCCGATATCTATGGTCCCAGTCAGCCGCGTATGATGGGGGTGAACAAGCGGCCTGCCTCGCCTGATGGTAAGACGATCATTCCGCTGCACGCCCATGGCGTGACCCTGATGTCCATCGGCTTCATGATGGAGGAGGGGAAGGCAGTGGTCTGGCGTGGCCCGATGCTGATGGGCGCGCTGCAACAGATGCTGGGGCAGGTAGAGTGGGGCGAGCTGGACGTGTTGCTTGTCGATCTGCCGCCGGGTACGGGCGATGTGCAGCTGACACTATGTACCAAATCCGAATTGTCTGGCGCAATCGTGGTATCGACGCCGCAGGACGTGGCGCTGATCGACGCGCGCAAGGCGATTGATATGTTCAATACGCTGAAGACGCCCGTGTTGGGATTGATCGAGAATATGTCGCTGTTTGTCTGTCCTGATTGTGGGTCCGAACATGAAATCTTTGGTCATGGCGGGGTTGCAGCCGAAGCCGCGAAGATGGAGGTGCCGTTACTCGGCAGTCTTCCCATCGATCTTGATACCCGGCTTTCCGGCGATGGTGGCACGCCGGTGGCCGCGGGTGATGGGCCGATGGCTCAAGCCTATGCACGCATCGCCGAAGGTTTGATTAAGGGCGGGATGGCCTAA